From the genome of Miscanthus floridulus cultivar M001 chromosome 10, ASM1932011v1, whole genome shotgun sequence, one region includes:
- the LOC136485852 gene encoding UPF0481 protein At3g47200-like isoform X1, whose translation MLLAASYILLRAFSLVVGASSAYMESTSTAAWAGPYELQLAMNWTAEEAPADDAQEVWAPAVGHPALQYSSIVDIFGSSCSLQPYVVPASTSSSSSGGPQLLVENNYYAAAAQHYDPTGKGTTTTPEDLSSFEQQMESYMNSPKKLFQERKKEFEDAYNAQFMKQKMHRYPPSIRALDDDGLYTVPRVVAIGPYHHYGGGHLKQAEEVKHAAACHCITESGRSVEEMYGAVISAANDSDARGLYHTDVMAGLGDDDCFLPMMFFDACFLVMYIIKRSGAENYDPTLYDFFESNDDDIAHDIMLLENQIPLQVVDAVMNMCTAEPLERMKKFIARCKDGCLQDRVVPGFPRVDWDEDYYNEAPHLLGLLRFYVVGKRSSRKPKVSPSDLKKMESIPISAGAIELAEMGIFLTANETTELPDMGLARKWIIFAELSMAPLSLNDARASWLVNMAALELCTTPDFFDKKAEFEDSAVCSYLLLLYMLMHREEDVHELRTRGILQGAGLTNKKTLDFFTSLQRLRLGRCYGLVMVQIASYRMNRPWIKLYAFCYRNLKTIAWAGSAIGGFIGIITTLIKLKGAH comes from the coding sequence AGCTGGCGATGAACTGGACCGCTGAAGAAGCACCAGCTGATGACGCTCAAGAAGTGTGGGCTCCTGCCGTTGGCCACCCTGCTTTGCAGTATTCGTCCATCGTCGACATATTTGGTTCCTCCTGCAGCCTCCAACCGTATGTCGTCCCTGCTAGCACTAGCAGCAGCTCTAGCGGAGGGCCGCAGCTACTGGTTGAGAACAACTACTACGCTGCGGCCGCACAGCATTACGATCCGACTGGGAAAGGAACGACGACGACACCCGAGGATCTGTCGTCGTTTGAGCAGCAAATGGAGAGCTATATGAATAGCCCTAAGAAGCTATTCCAGGAAAGAAAGAAGGAGTTTGAGGATGCATATAATGCCCAATTCATGAAACAGAAGATGCACAGGTACCCTCCAAGCATTCGAGCTCTCGATGATGATGGTCTGTATACCGTCCCGAGGGTGGTGGCCATCGGCCCTTACCACCATTATGGCGGAGGCCATCTGAAGCAGGCGGAGGAGGTGAAGCATGCGGCTGCCTGCCACTGCATCACGGAATCCGGCCGCTCGGTCGAGGAGATGTACGGCGCCGTCATCTCGGCCGCGAATGACAGCGATGCCCGCGGCCTCTACCACACGGACGTGATGGCAGGTCTCGGCGACGACGACTGCTTCCTACCCATGATGTTCTTTGACGCCTGCTTCTTGGTGATGTATATCATTAAGAGGTCGGGCGCAGAGAACTACGACCCGACGCTGTACGATTTCTTCGAGTCCAATGACGATGACATCGCTCATGACATCATGCTGCTTGAGAACCAGATCCCCTTGCAGGTGGTGGACGCCGTCATGAACATGTGCACGGCCGAGCCCTTGGAGAGAATGAAGAAGTTCATTGCCAGGTGCAAAGATGGCTGTCTGCAAGACCGGGTTGTCCCTGGATTTCCTCGTGTTGACTGGGATGAAGACTACTACAATGAAGCACCGCATCTCCTTGGCCTCCTCCGATTCTACGTTGTAGGAAAAAGAAGCAGCAGAAAACCCAAGGTGTCACCTTCAGATTTAAAGAAAATGGAATCGATACCAATTTCAGCCGGTGCCATCGAGCTTGCCGAAATGGGCATCTTCCTCACAGCCAACGAAACAACGGAGCTCCCAGACATGGGCCTCGCCAGGAAATGGATCATCTTCGCCGAGCTCTCCATGGCGCCGCTGTCTCTCAACGATGCACGTGCAAGCTGGCTCGTCAACATGGCGGCTCTCGAGCTATGCACGACTCCAGATTTTTTTGATAAAAAGGCGGAATTTGAAGACTCTGCTGTCTGCTCGTACCTCCTCCTGCTCTACATGTTGATGCATCGGGAGGAGGACGTGCATGAGCTGCGAACCAGGGGTATCCTGCAAGGAGCAGGGCTCACCAACAAGAAGACACTCGACTTCTTCACCAGCCTGCAGAGGCTGCGCCTCGGACGCTGCTATGGCCTCGTCATGGTACAGATTGCGAGTTACAGGATGAATAGGCCGTGGATCAAGCTGTACGCGTTTTGCTACAGGAACCTCAAGACCATCGCCTGGGCGGGCTCCGCCATTGGTGGGTTTATCGGTATCATCACGACGCTCATCAAACTCAAGGGCGCCCATTGA
- the LOC136485852 gene encoding UPF0481 protein At3g47200-like isoform X2, whose protein sequence is MESTSTAAWAGPYELQLAMNWTAEEAPADDAQEVWAPAVGHPALQYSSIVDIFGSSCSLQPYVVPASTSSSSSGGPQLLVENNYYAAAAQHYDPTGKGTTTTPEDLSSFEQQMESYMNSPKKLFQERKKEFEDAYNAQFMKQKMHRYPPSIRALDDDGLYTVPRVVAIGPYHHYGGGHLKQAEEVKHAAACHCITESGRSVEEMYGAVISAANDSDARGLYHTDVMAGLGDDDCFLPMMFFDACFLVMYIIKRSGAENYDPTLYDFFESNDDDIAHDIMLLENQIPLQVVDAVMNMCTAEPLERMKKFIARCKDGCLQDRVVPGFPRVDWDEDYYNEAPHLLGLLRFYVVGKRSSRKPKVSPSDLKKMESIPISAGAIELAEMGIFLTANETTELPDMGLARKWIIFAELSMAPLSLNDARASWLVNMAALELCTTPDFFDKKAEFEDSAVCSYLLLLYMLMHREEDVHELRTRGILQGAGLTNKKTLDFFTSLQRLRLGRCYGLVMVQIASYRMNRPWIKLYAFCYRNLKTIAWAGSAIGGFIGIITTLIKLKGAH, encoded by the coding sequence AGCTGGCGATGAACTGGACCGCTGAAGAAGCACCAGCTGATGACGCTCAAGAAGTGTGGGCTCCTGCCGTTGGCCACCCTGCTTTGCAGTATTCGTCCATCGTCGACATATTTGGTTCCTCCTGCAGCCTCCAACCGTATGTCGTCCCTGCTAGCACTAGCAGCAGCTCTAGCGGAGGGCCGCAGCTACTGGTTGAGAACAACTACTACGCTGCGGCCGCACAGCATTACGATCCGACTGGGAAAGGAACGACGACGACACCCGAGGATCTGTCGTCGTTTGAGCAGCAAATGGAGAGCTATATGAATAGCCCTAAGAAGCTATTCCAGGAAAGAAAGAAGGAGTTTGAGGATGCATATAATGCCCAATTCATGAAACAGAAGATGCACAGGTACCCTCCAAGCATTCGAGCTCTCGATGATGATGGTCTGTATACCGTCCCGAGGGTGGTGGCCATCGGCCCTTACCACCATTATGGCGGAGGCCATCTGAAGCAGGCGGAGGAGGTGAAGCATGCGGCTGCCTGCCACTGCATCACGGAATCCGGCCGCTCGGTCGAGGAGATGTACGGCGCCGTCATCTCGGCCGCGAATGACAGCGATGCCCGCGGCCTCTACCACACGGACGTGATGGCAGGTCTCGGCGACGACGACTGCTTCCTACCCATGATGTTCTTTGACGCCTGCTTCTTGGTGATGTATATCATTAAGAGGTCGGGCGCAGAGAACTACGACCCGACGCTGTACGATTTCTTCGAGTCCAATGACGATGACATCGCTCATGACATCATGCTGCTTGAGAACCAGATCCCCTTGCAGGTGGTGGACGCCGTCATGAACATGTGCACGGCCGAGCCCTTGGAGAGAATGAAGAAGTTCATTGCCAGGTGCAAAGATGGCTGTCTGCAAGACCGGGTTGTCCCTGGATTTCCTCGTGTTGACTGGGATGAAGACTACTACAATGAAGCACCGCATCTCCTTGGCCTCCTCCGATTCTACGTTGTAGGAAAAAGAAGCAGCAGAAAACCCAAGGTGTCACCTTCAGATTTAAAGAAAATGGAATCGATACCAATTTCAGCCGGTGCCATCGAGCTTGCCGAAATGGGCATCTTCCTCACAGCCAACGAAACAACGGAGCTCCCAGACATGGGCCTCGCCAGGAAATGGATCATCTTCGCCGAGCTCTCCATGGCGCCGCTGTCTCTCAACGATGCACGTGCAAGCTGGCTCGTCAACATGGCGGCTCTCGAGCTATGCACGACTCCAGATTTTTTTGATAAAAAGGCGGAATTTGAAGACTCTGCTGTCTGCTCGTACCTCCTCCTGCTCTACATGTTGATGCATCGGGAGGAGGACGTGCATGAGCTGCGAACCAGGGGTATCCTGCAAGGAGCAGGGCTCACCAACAAGAAGACACTCGACTTCTTCACCAGCCTGCAGAGGCTGCGCCTCGGACGCTGCTATGGCCTCGTCATGGTACAGATTGCGAGTTACAGGATGAATAGGCCGTGGATCAAGCTGTACGCGTTTTGCTACAGGAACCTCAAGACCATCGCCTGGGCGGGCTCCGCCATTGGTGGGTTTATCGGTATCATCACGACGCTCATCAAACTCAAGGGCGCCCATTGA